From Clavelina lepadiformis chromosome 9, kaClaLepa1.1, whole genome shotgun sequence, the proteins below share one genomic window:
- the LOC143471418 gene encoding RNA polymerase-associated protein RTF1 homolog, with protein sequence MNRKRKNPDFSGSDKTKSEGFAQVGHLPAAKRPKIGITSTKPKMLTSKSKSVDEKALKAKQSTNISRPSSPSILPNPSDRCRIIKKKNGNNNRIVDNLKVERQPLNNKVVKQKLQVSDVYSHNDEDEMPVTRSRSALMVSRSSDSGFDEEVAHTSDKDGRANNVKRQPLLSMDELSTIRLSRFKLENWIHFPIFKETVLGCYVRVWVGEDESRPPYVMAEIVDVVQTVKSYQFGKVRTNVGLMLKHGQHKRIFTLQCMSNSDFTDSEFLKWKQAMEEAGERLPSFDDITKKQAAVNKVQSCISKLMFEKIQINFALRKTDLLKQRRLAQWRRDAAEVDRLTKLLDDLKERPTHSAQSKTETFSRGQLHLQGRMKSVSQNREQIIETKVQ encoded by the coding sequence ATGAATAGAAAAAGGAAGAATCCAGATTTCTCTGGTTCAGATAAAACCAAAAGTGAAGGTTTTGCTCAAGTAGGTCATTTACCTGCAGCAAAACGTCCAAAGATCGGCATCACTTCAACGAAACCCAAAATGCTGACATCGAAATCAAAATCTGTTGACGAAAAAGCACttaaagcaaagcaaagcacAAATATATCCCGCCCTAGTTCTCCATCTATTTTGCCGAACCCTTCCGACAGATGTAGAatcattaaaaagaaaaacgggAACAATAACAGAATCGTGGACAATCTGAAAGTTGAAAGACAACCATTAAACAACAAAGTGGTAAAGCAGAAATTGCAAGTTAGTGATGTCTACTCTCATAATGATGAGGATGAAATGCCGGTGACCAGGAGCCGATCTGCCTTGATGGTGTCCCGTAGTTCAGATTCTGGCTTTGATGAAGAAGTTGCTCACACATCAGACAAAGATGGTCGGGCAAACAATGTTAAAAGACAACCTTTACTTAGCATGGACGAGCTATCAACTATTCGATTGTCAAGATTCAAGTTGGAAAACTGGATCCATTTTCCTATTTTCAAAGAAACCGTTTTGGGATGCTACGTCCGCGTTTGGGTTGGTGAAGATGAAAGTAGGCCGCCTTATGTAATGGCCGAAATAGTGGACGTTGTTCAAACAGTCAAGTCTTACCAGTTTGGTAAGGTTCGGACAAATGTGGGTTTAATGCTGAAGCACGGTCAGCACAAGCGCATCTTCACGCTTCAATGTATGTCCAATTCTGACTTTACGGATTCCGAGTTCTTGAAGTGGAAGCAAGCAATGGAAGAAGCGGGGGAGCGTCTTCCGAGCTtcgatgacatcacaaagaaGCAAGCAGCCGTCAACAAAGTGCAATCGTGTATAAGCAAGCTTATGTTCGAAAagattcaaataaactttgcaTTGAGGAAGACCGACCTCTTGAAGCAGAGAAGATTGGCCCAGTGGCGGCGAGACGCTGCTGAAGTGGATCGACTGACCAAACTATTAGATGATCTGAAAGAACGACCCACTCATAGTGCGCAATCAAAAACAGAAACATTCAGTCGAGGTCAGTTACACCTGCAAGGAAGAATGAAGAGCGTTTCGCAAAACCGTGAACAAATCATTGAAACCAAAGTACAGTAA
- the LOC143470490 gene encoding uncharacterized protein LOC143470490, whose product MSVGVIPVVDYNSCGLHVSDQQLKKEDLYNAGKELVDAFSALGFVYLTNSGVDPQLLAEAQEITNRFFRLQLSQKQRYSMEESIAFGYIGLGREEAGYGKVGDFKESFNFDGNSVFNHPDKLPEDICPGILDFTKKFMATGRKLAERIMDSLTMGMELKEESNLKKYHRNLHNDSNNSAMRLNYYGSATDNNLKASRVRLGAHTDWGTFTLLFQDNVGGLQLEHNGDFIDAVPLQNAIVINIGDSLNLLSCGQLKSKEHRVVVPEEEVRQKLTRHSYVYFLVPDDDAVINHPLLYEDEKKNEKNFKNLPCPLNFEKLCSQRFAEIHVPKQA is encoded by the coding sequence ATGTCTGTCGGAGTAATACCAGTGGTTGATTACAACTCATGTGGATTACACGTGAGCGACCAACAACTGAAAAAAGAAGATCTTTACAATGCTGGCAAAGAGTTAGTCGACGCTTTCTCCGCGCTTGGGTTTGTTTACCTGACAAACAGCGGCGTTGATCCTCAGCTTTTGGCGGAAGCACAAGAAATTACAAACAGATTCTTCAGATTGCAGTTATCCCAAAAGCAGCGGTATTCGATGGAGGAAAGCATTGCGTTTGGATATATTGGTTTGGGCAGAGAGGAAGCTGGCTATGGCAAAGTTGGTGATTTTAAGGAATCTTTCAATTTTGATGgaaattctgtttttaatcATCCCGACAAGTTACCTGAAGACATCTGTCCTGGAATTTTGGATTTTACAAAGAAGTTCATGGCCACTGGTAGGAAACTGGCAGAAAGAATCATGGACTCACTAACTATGGGAATGGAACTGAAAGAAGAAAGTAACTTGAAAAAGTATCACCGCAATCTTCATAATGACAGTAATAACTCCGCAATGCGTCTGAATTATTATGGATCTGCAACGGATAATAATCTGAAAGCTAGTCGGGTTCGTCTTGGAGCGCACACAGATTGGGGAACTTTCACACTCTTATTTCAAGATAATGTCGGAGGGTTGCAGTTGGAACACAATGGAGACTTCATTGACGCTGTTCCTCTGCAAAATGCCATCGTAATCAACATAGGAGACAGCTTAAATCTTCTTTCGTGTGGTCAGTTGAAATCGAAAGAGCACAGAGTGGTTGTACCGGAAGAGGAAGTCAGGCAGAAGCTGACTCGTCACTCCTacgtttattttttagttCCTGACGATGATGCTGTGATAAATCATCCGTTGCTTTACGaagatgaaaagaaaaatgaaaagaatttCAAGAACCTGCCATGTCCACTCAATTTCGAGAAGCTTTGCAGCCAAAGATTTGCTGAAATCCACGTTCCAAAACAAGCCTAG